One Candidatus Hinthialibacter antarcticus genomic window carries:
- the ftsZ gene encoding cell division protein FtsZ, with product MNIEFANSSDYGNQPEDDGDARRRGRIELADEEQVQQLRGGPKITVVGIGGGGSNAVDGMGDGALDGVEFIVLNTDVQAIQRAKTPRKIHIGKSITKGLGTGANPVLGEQAANEDRELIRRELEGADLVFITACLGGGTGTGASSVVADIVKEMGALSVAITTKPFDFEGSIRRSHAEKGQQILRKKVDTLITVPNQRLINVVDESTTLLDAFKVADNVLKQCVQSIADLITRPGLINLDFADIKSIMDSAGSTVMGVGYGHGNDRAEEAFKQASSSPLMEEQVIEGAKGILINITCGADIKLLEIDKAISKHIRDRADGDANVIFGVVIDNDMQDEMKVTILATGANQIERRDYKKTARDERPVMQERGHALKGPLPYVEKKGLSETVEGDPDDLRELVFAEKASAPTSAFAERSRSDKGKSLPPMSKSLFSNLKKER from the coding sequence ATGAATATTGAATTCGCAAATAGCAGCGACTACGGGAACCAGCCCGAAGACGACGGCGACGCAAGACGTCGCGGACGGATTGAACTGGCGGACGAAGAACAAGTCCAACAATTGCGCGGCGGGCCGAAAATTACCGTGGTCGGCATTGGCGGCGGCGGCAGCAACGCGGTTGATGGAATGGGCGACGGCGCCCTGGACGGTGTTGAGTTCATTGTATTGAACACCGACGTGCAGGCCATTCAACGCGCCAAAACGCCCCGTAAAATCCATATCGGAAAAAGCATCACCAAAGGCTTGGGCACGGGCGCCAATCCGGTGCTTGGCGAACAGGCCGCGAACGAAGACCGCGAATTGATTCGCCGCGAACTCGAAGGCGCCGACCTGGTGTTTATCACCGCTTGCCTCGGCGGCGGTACGGGCACTGGCGCGTCGTCAGTGGTGGCGGACATTGTCAAAGAAATGGGCGCGTTGTCGGTGGCGATTACCACCAAGCCGTTCGACTTTGAAGGCTCGATTCGTCGCAGCCACGCCGAAAAAGGCCAACAGATTCTACGCAAAAAAGTCGATACGCTGATTACCGTTCCCAACCAGCGTTTGATTAATGTCGTTGACGAAAGCACCACATTGTTGGATGCGTTCAAGGTGGCGGACAACGTCTTGAAGCAATGCGTCCAGTCAATCGCCGACCTGATTACGCGGCCTGGTCTCATCAACCTCGATTTCGCCGATATCAAATCCATCATGGATTCCGCCGGTTCGACGGTGATGGGCGTTGGTTACGGTCATGGCAACGACCGCGCCGAAGAAGCCTTCAAGCAAGCCTCCAGCAGCCCATTGATGGAAGAGCAAGTCATCGAAGGCGCCAAGGGCATCCTCATCAATATCACTTGCGGCGCCGATATCAAACTGCTTGAGATCGACAAGGCCATCTCGAAACACATTCGCGACCGCGCCGATGGAGACGCCAACGTGATCTTCGGCGTTGTGATCGACAACGACATGCAAGATGAAATGAAGGTGACCATTCTCGCAACCGGCGCCAACCAGATCGAACGCCGCGATTATAAGAAGACGGCGCGCGATGAACGTCCGGTGATGCAGGAACGCGGCCACGCTCTCAAAGGGCCGCTGCCCTACGTCGAGAAAAAAGGCCTGAGCGAAACCGTTGAAGGCGATCCTGATGATTTGCGTGAATTGGTTTTTGCTGAAAAAGCCAGCGCACCGACTTCGGCGTTTGCCGAACGCTCCCGCTCAGACAAAGGCAAGTCATTGCCGCCGATGTCTAAGTCGTTGTTCAGTAATTTGAAAAAAGAACGCTAG
- the ftsA gene encoding cell division protein FtsA: protein MNQTYQRDGLLAIDIGATKVCAVAAQRNERGAIEVVGVGIHPCEGMAASGVVNLEEIVSSISHAGAKALSQTSGLDIRSAVVGVSGVFVQSQNCTGSVVLSRHGRAVTHEDIERCKQAAIQKSTPKDYDMVHAIPRGYRLDEAQNIREPLGMEGSVLQADIHLIVGRQSVLKNLRRCVVKAGFQVERFAFQPIASCYSVLTDEEKMTGIALIDIGGDTTSVLVFYEGFIEHSETLNVGGRDITRDINHYFQTPFENAENLKKYSGSAFSESIDEEERLEVVRFKNRRTIVVKRRRLCEVIEARVEQILDEVTRSLRARDLLSALYGGVVLTGGCSLLDGMREKTQSIIKKEINIGYPNGVVGFEELITSPGYASAVGLLHFGFEKRDENDALYGAGIKRIWRKATRWLNEAF, encoded by the coding sequence ATGAACCAAACCTATCAACGCGACGGCTTATTAGCCATTGACATTGGCGCGACCAAAGTATGCGCCGTCGCAGCGCAGCGCAATGAACGCGGCGCCATTGAAGTGGTCGGGGTCGGCATTCACCCCTGCGAAGGCATGGCGGCCAGCGGCGTGGTGAATTTAGAAGAGATCGTGTCTTCGATTTCTCATGCGGGCGCCAAGGCGCTGAGCCAAACCTCCGGGTTGGATATTCGCAGCGCGGTGGTCGGCGTGTCGGGCGTGTTTGTGCAAAGCCAGAATTGCACTGGCTCTGTGGTGTTGTCGCGGCATGGCCGCGCTGTCACTCATGAAGACATTGAACGCTGCAAGCAGGCGGCGATTCAAAAATCCACGCCCAAAGATTACGACATGGTTCATGCGATTCCCCGGGGCTACCGCCTGGATGAAGCGCAAAATATCCGCGAGCCGCTGGGCATGGAAGGCAGCGTACTGCAAGCCGATATCCATCTCATCGTCGGGCGGCAGTCGGTGTTGAAGAACTTACGCCGTTGCGTCGTCAAAGCGGGCTTTCAGGTGGAACGGTTCGCGTTTCAACCGATCGCGTCGTGTTATTCGGTGCTGACGGATGAAGAAAAGATGACGGGCATCGCCCTGATTGACATCGGCGGCGATACCACCTCGGTGCTGGTGTTTTATGAGGGATTTATTGAACACAGCGAGACGTTGAACGTGGGCGGGCGCGATATCACCCGCGACATCAATCACTATTTTCAGACGCCGTTTGAGAACGCAGAGAACTTGAAAAAGTATTCCGGCTCGGCGTTTTCTGAATCCATTGATGAAGAAGAACGGCTGGAAGTGGTGCGCTTTAAAAACCGGCGCACCATCGTGGTCAAACGCCGCCGCCTTTGCGAAGTCATCGAAGCGCGGGTCGAGCAGATTCTCGATGAAGTGACCCGCTCGCTGCGCGCGCGTGATTTGCTCAGCGCCTTGTACGGCGGGGTGGTGTTGACCGGCGGTTGTTCGCTGCTCGACGGGATGCGCGAAAAAACGCAGTCCATCATCAAGAAAGAAATCAACATCGGCTACCCCAACGGGGTGGTCGGCTTTGAAGAACTCATCACCAGCCCGGGCTATGCCTCGGCGGTCGGGTTGTTGCATTTTGGTTTTGAAAAACGCGATGAAAATGATGCGCTCTATGGCGCGGGAATCAAACGAATTTGGCGAAAGGCGACGCGATGGTTAAACGAGGCGTTTTAA
- a CDS encoding FtsQ-type POTRA domain-containing protein: MNEWMSKTYQRFATNLRYVCRVFLMGATLAGIILLSVDLFKYLFNSSDFSIQQITIEGASRIQEDEIRARSGLAPGANLWLVKLEELGRRIEEHPVVHRVAVQRIPPHRIHIVIEERVPAVFVLNADEGRMYGIDANGVVLPPYLDGSMQMRSLDERQGLAALIQSKPLVSGVVSVVTPGAVIEDERVLAGLALTQRLAEEAPALAAEITELEFRDNGNMALHPRRRAGVIVLRDVESPNLVAQLKAFWEVLETENLRAIYVDARFPEHGFAVRWDERDGQAWKKLYGNQGLLTQAAAMEL; encoded by the coding sequence ATGAATGAATGGATGAGCAAGACGTATCAGCGTTTTGCGACCAACCTCCGCTATGTTTGCCGGGTCTTTTTGATGGGCGCCACCTTGGCGGGCATCATTTTGCTCAGCGTGGACCTGTTTAAGTATTTGTTTAATTCATCGGATTTTTCGATTCAGCAAATCACCATCGAGGGCGCAAGCCGAATCCAGGAAGACGAAATTCGGGCGCGGTCGGGCCTGGCGCCCGGCGCCAACCTTTGGCTGGTGAAATTAGAAGAATTGGGGCGGCGCATTGAAGAACACCCGGTTGTACATCGGGTCGCGGTGCAACGCATCCCGCCGCACCGCATTCATATTGTGATTGAAGAGCGCGTCCCGGCGGTGTTTGTGTTGAATGCAGACGAAGGGCGGATGTACGGCATTGATGCAAACGGTGTGGTGCTGCCGCCGTACCTGGACGGTTCGATGCAAATGCGAAGCCTGGATGAACGTCAAGGATTGGCTGCGTTGATTCAGTCCAAGCCGCTCGTGTCCGGCGTGGTTTCTGTCGTAACGCCCGGCGCCGTGATTGAAGATGAGCGGGTGTTGGCGGGCTTGGCGCTTACCCAACGGTTGGCCGAGGAAGCGCCGGCGCTGGCGGCGGAGATCACAGAGTTGGAATTTCGCGACAATGGAAACATGGCGCTTCATCCCCGGCGCCGCGCTGGCGTGATTGTGTTGCGTGATGTGGAGTCTCCCAACCTCGTGGCGCAACTCAAAGCGTTTTGGGAAGTATTGGAAACGGAAAATCTGCGGGCGATTTATGTGGACGCCCGTTTTCCTGAACATGGATTTGCCGTGCGTTGGGACGAACGCGACGGTCAGGCGTGGAAAAAATTATACGGAAACCAGGGCTTGTTGACGCAAGCGGCGGCAATGGAACTATGA
- the murC gene encoding UDP-N-acetylmuramate--L-alanine ligase encodes MNDRDSLRGVDRVHLIGAGGIGVSALAPALLARGCTVSGSDPASNAVTERLKEMGVTIYHEHAAEHINGVDLVVATSAAPPDNPERKAAEAAGVPVWARARMLGALVNEKRGIVASGAHGKTTLTAMLTHVFLGLGEDPSAYIGGDVRQLGGNSLLGKGEWAIAEGDESDGSFIYLKPEIALVNNIDADHLDHYEGINDIIEQFELFLAGVHKDGWILTSADCKYTRKLNLPNGPKRLTYGFAEDADICGTNYYANARGWGCDVVVRGEMRGPMRLQISGRCHTHNALGVLAAVEAAGLSIEKAMESLKTFEGVQRRMEEKGCVRGVTVVDDYAHHPNEIRATIQGLRDRYRNRLIGVFQPHLYSRTLKLLDDFGRSFTGLDLVVLTDIYAAREQPVAGVSGEALLQPTRNNGSPALYIPQHDEAVNFLCSETHDGDVVVTMGAGDVWKLGDQLLERLREAKAEAVR; translated from the coding sequence ATGAACGACCGCGACTCCCTACGGGGAGTGGACCGCGTCCATCTTATTGGCGCGGGCGGGATCGGCGTAAGCGCTCTGGCGCCTGCGTTGCTCGCTCGCGGCTGTACTGTCAGCGGTTCGGACCCGGCGTCAAACGCCGTGACCGAACGGCTCAAAGAGATGGGCGTGACAATATACCACGAGCACGCCGCTGAACACATCAACGGCGTGGACCTCGTTGTGGCTACCTCGGCGGCCCCGCCCGACAACCCCGAACGCAAGGCGGCGGAGGCGGCGGGCGTCCCGGTGTGGGCGCGCGCGCGCATGTTGGGCGCATTGGTCAACGAAAAGCGCGGCATCGTTGCGTCCGGCGCACACGGCAAAACCACGCTCACCGCCATGCTGACTCATGTCTTTCTCGGATTAGGCGAAGACCCCAGCGCTTACATCGGCGGCGACGTACGCCAATTGGGCGGCAACAGCCTGCTGGGCAAAGGCGAATGGGCCATCGCCGAAGGCGACGAGAGCGACGGTTCATTCATCTATCTCAAACCAGAAATCGCGTTGGTGAACAACATCGACGCCGACCACCTCGACCACTACGAAGGCATCAACGACATCATCGAACAATTTGAACTATTTCTCGCGGGCGTTCATAAAGACGGCTGGATTTTGACTTCTGCTGATTGTAAATACACGCGCAAGTTGAATCTGCCCAACGGGCCAAAACGGTTGACTTACGGCTTCGCCGAAGACGCCGATATATGCGGGACAAATTATTACGCCAATGCGCGCGGCTGGGGCTGCGACGTGGTAGTGCGCGGCGAAATGCGCGGCCCGATGCGCTTGCAAATCAGCGGGCGCTGCCACACCCACAATGCGTTGGGCGTTCTGGCGGCGGTCGAAGCGGCGGGGCTGTCGATTGAGAAAGCGATGGAGTCATTGAAGACGTTTGAAGGCGTACAGCGCCGCATGGAAGAAAAAGGCTGCGTACGCGGCGTGACCGTGGTGGACGATTACGCCCATCACCCCAATGAAATTCGCGCCACCATTCAGGGACTGCGCGACCGCTATCGCAACCGGTTGATTGGCGTGTTTCAGCCGCATTTATATTCAAGAACCCTGAAATTGCTGGACGATTTCGGGCGTTCGTTTACGGGATTGGACCTGGTGGTGTTGACCGACATCTACGCCGCCCGCGAGCAACCTGTTGCGGGCGTCAGCGGCGAGGCGCTCTTGCAGCCGACGCGAAACAACGGCTCGCCTGCGTTGTATATCCCCCAGCATGACGAAGCGGTGAATTTTTTGTGCAGCGAGACCCACGACGGCGATGTGGTCGTCACTATGGGCGCGGGCGACGTGTGGAAGTTGGGCGACCAATTATTGGAGCGTTTGCGTGAAGCCAAGGCGGAGGCGGTCCGATGA
- the murG gene encoding undecaprenyldiphospho-muramoylpentapeptide beta-N-acetylglucosaminyltransferase — MNSTQVGSIVITGGGTGGHLYPALAVAQAVRALAPDAPLLFIGREAERDRREVESRGIPFMGLTLQGLRRKITVSNLKALWLAFSGVVRCLLRMRTMSRGVVFGVGGYASAPALAAGRLLGWKTALHEQNTVPGLVNRILAKSCDAVYVTYEITQQYLTGVNCQVSGFPLRKDMLDAHKNSERNREGAVPAILSMGGSQGARRLVEASLEAFRLLRERGRSFNALLQTGQKNYEWAQSLPSVDGVTLAPYLDDMATAYAKTDIAVSRAGSGSLSELALWATPSVLVPYPYAAENHQAVNAKVFADAGAALVIEEKGLTAKQLADELDTLLNDEELRRGMGQRAADLCKADAAERIARDLIAFLRG; from the coding sequence TTGAATTCGACGCAGGTTGGTTCCATCGTGATTACCGGAGGCGGCACGGGCGGCCATCTGTACCCCGCATTGGCGGTGGCGCAGGCGGTGCGCGCGTTGGCCCCCGATGCGCCCCTGTTGTTTATCGGGCGCGAGGCGGAACGCGACCGGCGCGAGGTCGAATCGCGCGGCATCCCCTTTATGGGGCTGACGCTGCAAGGCCTGCGCCGCAAGATTACCGTGAGCAATTTGAAGGCGCTTTGGTTGGCGTTCAGCGGCGTGGTTCGTTGTTTGCTGCGAATGCGGACGATGTCGCGCGGCGTGGTGTTCGGCGTCGGCGGCTATGCGTCGGCTCCCGCGTTAGCGGCGGGGCGCCTGCTGGGCTGGAAGACCGCCTTGCATGAACAGAATACCGTGCCGGGTTTGGTCAACCGAATACTCGCGAAAAGCTGCGACGCCGTTTATGTAACGTATGAAATTACCCAGCAGTATTTGACGGGCGTGAATTGTCAGGTATCCGGTTTTCCGTTGCGCAAAGACATGTTGGATGCGCACAAAAATAGTGAACGCAATCGCGAGGGAGCCGTTCCAGCGATTTTGAGTATGGGCGGAAGCCAGGGCGCGCGACGCCTGGTTGAGGCCAGCCTGGAAGCGTTTCGATTGCTGCGCGAGCGTGGGCGTTCGTTTAACGCGCTCCTGCAAACCGGACAAAAAAATTATGAGTGGGCGCAGTCGCTGCCGTCGGTGGATGGCGTGACGCTTGCTCCGTATCTCGATGATATGGCTACGGCGTATGCCAAGACGGACATTGCCGTCAGCCGCGCAGGTTCGGGTTCTCTTTCGGAGTTGGCGTTGTGGGCGACGCCGTCCGTTCTGGTTCCATATCCGTATGCGGCGGAAAATCATCAGGCGGTCAATGCGAAAGTGTTTGCCGACGCCGGGGCGGCCTTGGTGATTGAAGAAAAAGGCCTCACCGCGAAACAGTTGGCGGATGAGCTCGACACTTTATTAAATGATGAAGAACTACGGCGCGGTATGGGCCAGCGGGCGGCGGATTTATGTAAAGCCGACGCAGCGGAACGTATCGCGCGCGATTTAATTGCTTTTTTGAGAGGTTGA
- the ftsW gene encoding putative lipid II flippase FtsW has protein sequence MIRSDSLINGSLMVLMLGLILLGLVMVLSSSQFMMLRNPDTNVYQFMGRQLIRFSIGLACFTYFATADYNQWERWARPIMIVNLILLALVLTPMGDSAKGAQRWLNVGFRFQPSDVTKIAVIFYLAAVWAERREQMGSFFRGVFFPMLLVGFTLGLILLQPDHGTAFFIGIVAIALWFCAGGKMMHMVPGAVAFVAAIGAALYSKPHLWQRITAFMEPEKYANTKYYQVLQAKIGFAHGGLTGEGIGNGVQQLGFMPESHTDFIFAIIGEELGFINCAVLIAAFLLIVLIGYWIAIRCENPFGSLLCVGCATAIGFQSALNIAVVTGSVPTTGIALPFISYGGSALIINMIMIGLMVRVARETFDIEPSTPASRRRTG, from the coding sequence ATGATTCGCTCCGACTCGCTGATAAACGGCTCGCTGATGGTGCTTATGCTTGGCCTGATTTTATTAGGGCTGGTGATGGTGTTGAGTTCCAGCCAATTTATGATGTTGAGGAACCCCGATACCAACGTCTATCAATTTATGGGGCGGCAGTTGATACGTTTCAGCATCGGCTTGGCGTGTTTTACGTATTTCGCTACGGCGGATTATAACCAGTGGGAACGCTGGGCGCGTCCCATCATGATTGTGAATCTGATTTTGCTGGCGTTGGTGTTGACCCCGATGGGCGACTCCGCCAAGGGGGCGCAACGCTGGTTAAACGTGGGCTTTCGTTTTCAACCGTCTGATGTGACGAAAATCGCGGTGATTTTTTATCTCGCGGCGGTTTGGGCCGAGCGGCGCGAACAGATGGGTTCATTTTTTCGCGGCGTGTTTTTTCCGATGCTATTGGTTGGATTCACGTTGGGACTCATTCTTTTGCAGCCTGACCACGGAACGGCGTTCTTTATCGGCATCGTCGCGATTGCGTTATGGTTTTGCGCGGGCGGAAAAATGATGCACATGGTTCCCGGCGCGGTCGCATTTGTTGCGGCGATTGGCGCCGCGTTATATAGCAAGCCGCATTTGTGGCAGCGCATCACCGCTTTTATGGAACCCGAAAAATACGCGAACACAAAATACTATCAGGTGCTGCAAGCCAAGATCGGTTTTGCGCACGGCGGTTTGACTGGAGAAGGAATCGGCAACGGCGTTCAGCAACTGGGTTTTATGCCCGAATCGCATACCGATTTTATTTTCGCCATCATTGGCGAAGAACTTGGGTTTATCAATTGCGCGGTCCTCATCGCGGCGTTTTTGCTGATTGTGTTGATCGGTTACTGGATCGCGATTCGCTGCGAAAACCCGTTTGGGTCGTTATTGTGCGTCGGCTGCGCGACCGCGATCGGATTTCAGTCCGCGTTAAATATTGCCGTCGTCACGGGCAGCGTCCCCACCACCGGGATCGCGCTGCCGTTTATTTCTTACGGCGGATCGGCGCTGATTATCAACATGATTATGATCGGGCTGATGGTCCGCGTTGCGCGAGAGACGTTTGACATTGAACCTTCGACGCCGGCCAGTCGTCGGCGCACAGGGTGA
- the murD gene encoding UDP-N-acetylmuramoyl-L-alanine--D-glutamate ligase gives MLAGMLKQEAREMLQGPLPQAAGMCALIAGMGLSGQAALKLIMQEGGRGVAFESDPERASVLRREWAPYKLPVLQREPAQMDGIDYCVLSPGFSPTHPLMEQVRRNDIYTIGEMELGCRFFQRPILAVTGTNGKTTVTRMIAHILKQCGYEPLAAGNVGVAVCEAALKERRISRQPMVLEVSSYQCETFEEFRPRAAVITNLAPDHLDRYESVEAYYQSKFKIAANQASTEALWMGPGVEGICPEWVPSRKRAFAIHDLGPDGVYFLGGTLRVRDSQQEEECKAEFLQEWPQQMVLNALAAIGMATSYGASLEDAAQAVKTFQALPHRLEFVAEINGVKFYNDSKATNVHALEAALRSLQGPVRLIAGGMAKGDDLTTLEPLLREKVASAYLIGRDAQQFEDAWGSIIEVHREGSLEDAAAHAANDAKPGDLVLLSPACASWDMFANYEERGECFKRAVKERQV, from the coding sequence ATGTTGGCAGGAATGTTAAAACAAGAAGCGCGCGAAATGCTGCAGGGGCCGTTGCCCCAAGCGGCGGGCATGTGTGCGCTCATCGCCGGCATGGGATTATCGGGGCAGGCCGCCCTGAAGTTGATTATGCAGGAAGGCGGGCGCGGCGTGGCCTTTGAAAGCGATCCCGAACGCGCCTCGGTGCTTCGCCGTGAGTGGGCGCCCTATAAATTGCCCGTGCTGCAACGCGAACCAGCGCAGATGGACGGCATCGACTATTGCGTGCTGAGCCCTGGCTTTTCGCCGACGCATCCGCTGATGGAGCAAGTGCGGCGCAACGATATCTATACCATCGGCGAGATGGAACTCGGCTGTCGCTTCTTCCAGCGCCCGATTCTCGCCGTGACGGGTACGAACGGAAAAACCACCGTGACGCGAATGATCGCGCACATCTTAAAGCAATGCGGTTATGAACCGCTGGCGGCGGGCAACGTCGGCGTGGCGGTGTGCGAAGCCGCGCTCAAAGAACGGCGCATCAGCCGCCAACCGATGGTGTTGGAAGTCAGCAGCTATCAATGCGAGACCTTTGAAGAATTCCGTCCGCGCGCCGCCGTGATTACCAATCTGGCGCCGGACCATCTCGACCGCTACGAATCGGTCGAAGCGTATTACCAGTCGAAGTTTAAAATCGCAGCCAATCAAGCGTCAACGGAGGCGCTTTGGATGGGTCCCGGGGTTGAGGGTATTTGTCCTGAGTGGGTTCCGTCGAGGAAACGCGCGTTTGCAATACATGACTTGGGACCTGACGGCGTATATTTCCTTGGCGGGACCCTTCGGGTCCGCGACTCGCAGCAGGAAGAAGAATGCAAGGCCGAGTTTTTGCAGGAATGGCCGCAACAAATGGTGTTGAATGCGCTCGCCGCTATCGGAATGGCGACATCTTACGGCGCCTCGCTAGAAGACGCTGCGCAGGCGGTCAAGACGTTTCAGGCGCTGCCGCACCGATTGGAATTCGTCGCTGAAATCAACGGCGTGAAATTTTATAACGACTCAAAAGCGACCAATGTTCATGCGCTCGAAGCGGCGCTGCGTTCGCTGCAAGGCCCGGTGCGCTTAATCGCCGGGGGCATGGCGAAGGGCGATGATCTGACGACGCTCGAACCGCTGCTGCGCGAGAAAGTCGCCAGCGCCTATTTGATTGGACGCGACGCGCAGCAATTTGAAGACGCGTGGGGTTCAATCATTGAAGTCCATCGCGAAGGCTCGTTAGAAGACGCTGCGGCCCATGCCGCCAACGATGCGAAGCCAGGCGACTTGGTGTTGCTGTCTCCGGCCTGCGCCAGTTGGGACATGTTCGCCAATTATGAAGAGCGCGGCGAATGTTTTAAACGCGCCGTGAAGGAGCGCCAGGTATGA
- the mraY gene encoding phospho-N-acetylmuramoyl-pentapeptide-transferase, with protein MALEFLYPLSEMYEALGFLNVTKYISFRAAMAAVTAMIVGVCLGPILIAWLERMKIGQTIRGEGVKALYDLHKEKSGTPTMGGVLILAAAFLSMALWGNWRNELVITALTVTMALGALGFIDDYTKLKEKMYKGVRAKQKLFVQLSVGLGLGAGLYFLHPLVSEQPYSLPLPFLKSVFIPLGILYIPFVACVVTGASNSVNLTDGLDGLASGCFIIAGLAFAMLAYGVGRVDTSAYLGILYVPKSGELTVFATSLVGATMAFLWFNAHPAKVFMGDTGSLALGGALGALAVLIKQELLLFIIGGVFVMESLSVIIQVTSYKYRNKKRVFLMAPLHHHFEMKGWSETTIVVRFWILAAVFAFVGLATLKVR; from the coding sequence ATGGCGCTGGAATTTCTATACCCGCTTTCTGAGATGTATGAGGCGCTGGGCTTCTTGAACGTGACCAAGTACATCTCGTTCCGCGCGGCGATGGCGGCGGTGACCGCCATGATCGTAGGCGTGTGCCTGGGGCCGATTTTGATTGCATGGCTGGAGCGGATGAAGATCGGCCAGACCATTCGCGGCGAAGGCGTGAAGGCGCTTTATGATTTGCACAAAGAAAAATCCGGTACGCCCACCATGGGCGGCGTGTTGATTCTCGCCGCGGCCTTTCTGTCGATGGCGTTGTGGGGCAACTGGCGCAACGAGTTAGTCATCACTGCGCTCACGGTAACCATGGCGTTGGGCGCGTTAGGGTTCATTGACGATTACACCAAACTCAAAGAGAAAATGTACAAAGGCGTTCGCGCCAAACAAAAATTGTTCGTACAACTTAGCGTCGGGCTTGGCTTGGGCGCGGGGTTGTATTTCTTGCACCCGTTGGTCAGCGAGCAGCCCTACAGTTTGCCGCTGCCGTTTTTGAAGAGCGTGTTTATTCCCTTGGGTATTTTGTATATCCCATTCGTTGCTTGCGTGGTGACGGGCGCGTCTAATTCCGTCAACCTCACCGACGGCCTGGATGGGCTCGCCAGCGGGTGTTTTATCATCGCCGGGCTTGCCTTCGCTATGTTGGCTTATGGCGTTGGGCGCGTGGATACCAGCGCCTATCTGGGGATTTTGTACGTCCCCAAATCGGGAGAGTTGACCGTGTTCGCAACGTCGCTGGTCGGCGCGACCATGGCGTTTTTATGGTTTAACGCGCACCCCGCGAAGGTCTTCATGGGCGATACCGGTTCTCTCGCCTTAGGCGGCGCCTTGGGCGCTTTGGCGGTGTTAATCAAACAAGAACTTTTACTTTTCATCATCGGCGGCGTGTTTGTGATGGAGTCGCTGTCGGTGATTATCCAGGTGACGTCATATAAATACCGTAATAAGAAGCGCGTATTTTTGATGGCGCCGCTGCATCATCATTTTGAAATGAAGGGATGGTCGGAGACGACCATCGTGGTCCGGTTTTGGATCTTGGCCGCCGTGTTTGCGTTTGTAGGACTCGCAACGCTCAAGGTGCGCTAA